From a single Oreochromis niloticus isolate F11D_XX linkage group LG3, O_niloticus_UMD_NMBU, whole genome shotgun sequence genomic region:
- the LOC112845522 gene encoding uncharacterized protein LOC112845522, protein MARPLQLFVVVSSLIAASLCDVCVEAVLGRQFTFPENCSNDGGKLFRCEPHGEVEVAVHQQGVWTPAQGYEDRISNNSSIIFYHAFYNDSGDFVLRCREGVQIKIKVKVLLPFNVTVKEGENATFPCFYQEQVCSKSETVQCVKNGQNSTTDEGNKCADGRLYVSPKRDCCRNVTGAKKQDGGDYFCYIQCGGKRFAAVVRLKVNGTSTSPPASKPQQA, encoded by the exons ATGGCCCGGCCTCTGCAGCTCTTTGTCGTGGTCTCCTCCTTAATagctgcctctctgtgtgatgTCTGTGTGGAAGCTGTTTTAGGAAGGCAGTTCACATTTCCAGAAAACTGCAGCAATGATGGAGGAAAACTGTTCCGGTGTGAGCCGCATGGGGAGGTGGAGGTGGCTGTTCACCAGCAAGGTGTGTGGACACCTGCTCAAGGCTACGAAGACCGTATCAGTAACAATTCCTCCATTATCTTCTATCACGCATTTTACAATGATAGCGGGGATTTTGTGTTAAGGTGTAGAGAAGGCGtgcaaattaaaattaaagttaaagttcTGCTTCCCTTTAATGTAACGGTCAAGGAGGGAGAAAATGCCACTTTCCCGTGCTTTTATCAAGAGCAAGTCTGCAGCAAGTCCGAGACtgtgcagtgtgtgaaaaacggGCAGAATTCCACCACAGACGAAGGAAACAAGTGTGCTGATGGCCGACTCTATGTGTCACCTAAACGAGACTGTTGCCGAAACGTAACAGGGGCTAAGAAGCAAGACGGAGgagattatttttgttacatcCAGTGTGGAGGGAAACGGTTCGCAGCTGTTGTGAGGCTAAAGGTCAACGGGACATCCACTTCACCGCCTGCGTCG AAACCACAACAAGCCTGA